A stretch of DNA from Perca flavescens isolate YP-PL-M2 chromosome 11, PFLA_1.0, whole genome shotgun sequence:
CAGATGCTCCAACTGCACCAGCTGCTGAGACAGCCCCACCAGGCCACACTTGGCACTCCAGGACTATGAGAGCCTGGAGGAGTTTCAGTAATTCCATTTGTAAGGGGTACTGTTCCTGTCCACCTCCTGCTCCAAGATTCACCAGACTCTCCTCTGACAGGCATCCCTGCTCATCCAGCAGCTCCAGACCCTTGGGTGGTCCCTTGTCTGTTCCCCTCTGGCTGACATACATGGATGCAGAAAGTGTAAGCAGAGCATATTGCTGCACTTTACATCCTGAGAGGAGTCTGCGGATAGGCTCCAGACTGGCCCCATTGCCCTCTTGTCCCCGTGCCATACAGCCAAGTTGATTCACCATTCGGGTCAGCACCTCCACACTCTTCACCTGAACCTCCCTGTTTCCCTGCAGGTCAAGAGGACCCAGGCTCAGATAGGAAGGGTATTGAGAGCGCAGGAATCGCAGGCACAAGGACACCAGCAGTTCAATGAGCAGGGATGGGGGCAAAGAGGGGGAGGATGAAGGAGAAAGTAGGCCGCCGTAGAAACCCTGACCATCTTGAGCTTGTTGGTGGCGCTGCAAGAGGTTGGAAACCAGGTTTAAATGTGCAGCCGAGCTTGTGTCCAGAGAAGTGTAGGAGAGGGCATCCACCAGTAAGCACTCAGCATTGCTCCGCAGCAGGCTGTCTAGCAGTGCCAAGCCTTGGAGCAGATGGCGCCAGCCGTCTGCCACAGGATACAGAAGCACATGGCGAAACAGAGAGTCGATGGCCTCTCTCTTCTCACGCTCCTGTTTTAACAGGCGAGACCTGGCCATGGCCTCCAGCTCTaaatcctcctcatcctcactTGACAGTGAATCAGATGCCTGTGTGTGCTCGGACTCTGCCCTCCGCAGGCCGTTGACAACGCCTCCTTCCTCAATGCTGCGGTAGGGGACAGAGCCTGAGCTGGAGTTCTCGGTGGATACCTGGGCACCACTAGTGTCAGCTGACTCAGTGTGTTCACTCTCggcttcttcctcctcctcctctccatcctcttcctcttctgtcGCTTCACTCTCACTCCTAGATATCACTAAAGTGTCCGGTGGTTTGGCCACCTCCGGGCCACTGTCTAACTCTGCCCACAGGGATTCCCGGTCCACAATGTTCATGAGATTAAAGCTGGTGACCTCTGTTGCCATGGCATCTGCAGATGTCCCAGATGTTTTGGTGGAGCTTCGACTTTTGATGCTTAGACCTTTCAGATTACCTTTaagaaacaaatcaaaacacacattcatatgtTCATCCAATCGAAATTGTATTCACTTACACAACATATGCTGACAAATGCACTTACCAGCAGTGAGATTTTGTTTGATGCTTTGAATGGAGCAGCGCTGAGTGGAGGGgtgaagcagcaacaacagaatagGCTCCAGGATTCGAATTACGTCATTAAGGGAAAGAGCCCTGACCAGCCAACACTGAGCTGCTGCACTTATTGAGCCATCTGTACAGCTTAGACTATTCACCACAACACACAGAGacctgagagagacacacacttcaATAGTCAGATTCAGTAAATAAAGGATTCCCAACACAAAATTAAAATcatgccttttaaaaaaaaaaaaaaaaaaaaaagatttcaaacTGTGGAGTTCACACAGTGCTTCTCACGATGGGTTACGGATACGAAGAAGCAGGCTATGTCTCAGATCTTACTCAATCTGCAGTGTTTGATCAtgttatacatcatataaaTCACATTGACATTTCATTCAGATTTTACGTATTCAAGTACTATTGTTACATCGGAGGTTTCACTTTGCACACTGTGGGACATTTACATAAAGTAGAACTTTTCTCAACTTTGTTGTGCCACTTTCCATCATCCAGTACTTagacaaaatatacagtattaaaGAATTACAGACCTAGTGATTTACGATAATAAAGACACTACCCTCAAGTTGTCCCCACTTTACAACTATGTACTACTAACCGGTCAAAGGAGCGATTGCGAGACACGGTCCTGTTGGTCTGGATCTCCCGGGTCAGGTGCCATAGAACTGTGAAGCGGTGTAGTGCTTCCAGCCTAACAGCCTGGGGCAGACAAACACAAGGTAATCTGTTGGCTTCTTTGCTCAACTTGTCACATTTTCTAGTGTCTATGTTCAAATGTCCCAGTCAAACTGACACATCTAGAAGATGCCGGGAGAACAAATATGCGAACAAATCGtgttgagtgtctgtgtgtgtgtgtgcaggcaaaAACAccttgtctttgtgcagtagcgCCTGGCAGATGATGTCTTCACAGATGGAGGCTGATGGAGCCAAACAGTGAAGCCGGTAAAAGAGTTCCACACAGGAAATGTGCTGCTCTCTCCGCTCTGTGTCCAGCTGGTTCCACAGCACCTGGGACACCCTCTGGGTcacagcaaaagaaaacaaaagaaccTCTTGAATACTGCATTTATGCTTTACACTACAGCTTTGAGTTACACCAAAATTTTCCTTTTATAACCTAACCTGATAGAAATCTGTGCCTTCCTCTATGGCACGAAGCAGAGCAGGGTAGATGGGTGGCACAGTGACCATCTGCAGCCGCCCACTCAGAGGGTTGGAGTCAGATTTTTGGTAGCGCCTGTGCTTGTCCTGGATGACCAGTGCTAAGGACTGGGAGTGGTTGATGAATTCCAACAGGGAGGCCACTGCAGTGTGCTGGATATTGTAGTCCCTGGACAGGCAGCACAGTGTCATCAAGGACCTAATCCACACTGGCAGGCTGTCGACGTCACTACCTATGGAAAACAAAAACGTTTTAATCACATGTGTTGGTTCAAGTATGTAGCTGACAGTAGTATTAACTCAACTGGATAAATAACATATACATGCATGTGCTGACCTGTGTTGCCAAACATGTCTGTGTGGAGAACCAGAGTCTCCTCTTCACTAAGGTAGACAGGGAAGGTGGTGCACTCCAGCAGCAGGTGGCAGGTGGCGGTGAAGGCCTGTCGACAGGCCTCAGAGATCTCTGCCCTGCTCCGGGGCATGTAGCCAGCCGCCCAGTTCAGACACCCTACACGCCCACGctcctttttcttctctgtgGGGGCTGCTAAGAGCTGGCTGTCAGATGTAGGGCAGGGTTTAGGCTTGTGCTGAGTGAACAGTTCAGTTAGTTTGTCTTTAATTTCACGTCCCCCTATGCCTGGCAACAATGTCTTCTGATCCACAGAAGCAGCAGTTAGGTCAGACTGGGGTCTTTCCTCCGGTCCTCCAACATCCTCCACCTGCACCAGCAGGTATCTAAAACATGGTAGTAGTGAAAATATTAAGAATCACACTTAATAAAAGAGATCCATGTAGGTTACAGCTAATTTGATAGTGGCTAAGTGGTTTACCTTGTGGTTATGAAGGCTAGGATGTCCTGCAGACACTGGGTCATGGTGTCTACACAGCCTCCTCTCCTCCACACTCCCTCGCCTTCTTTGCATATTCCATTTCCCTCCTGGCCCATCCCCATCCCTGGTAGGAGATGTTGCTCTGACGGTGAGGCGCTGATGCCCAATCCACTATCTTCGGACCTGAGTGTTGGATATATACCATCTGCAGGTTCTGCTTCATCTCCTCCATCTCTGTTCAGCTCTTCATCTCCATGGTCACCATTAACCTGGCTAACACTgacttctttctctccttccttctctaTATCCTAGATAGAGTAATATCGATATGAGGAACAGTGGAACATCAAACAtattataaaaagaaaacacattggcACAGACCGTAAAAAGCCTTACCTGAGTCTTTTTGCTTTCCTCCTCCAGTGACTGTAACTCTACGTCCTCTGTCTGTGCCCCTGCCTCAACATCCATATAAGCCACAGGCATCTGGATCTTACTCAGAACCTTAAAGCAGGCGCGTAGACCCTGTGTTACATCTTCCAGGCTAACAAATTCCATGTGGCTGTGCAGGGTCCCCAGCATGGTGCCCAACATCTCAGGGAGAAACTGGGACTGGATGTCAGCATGGAGCTCCTGTGGGGAAAAACACACTAGCCCTTTTCACACTGCATATTCTTAACACAATGTTGACCTAAGCCCTTAGGGTCCACTTCTACTAGCCCTGGGTCAAATGGCTGTTGGAACAAGTGATTAATGTTTACATGACGAAGACGTCACGTGATTGGACAACAAAAAACTTTACTTTAGCAATGTTTCACACCGGCAACCTTATACTCTCGTTTAGTTGATTTTCAGGGGATAACCCCACAAACTTGAGGTTAACCCTGCTCTGAAGCAGGGCCTACAAGCCCAAGGATAAAACTGCAGATAGCCCCCGTTGGAATGTGCCAGGATGGGGCCAATGTGAAAGCTTAGCCCCAGGCTAACAGGTCCCCTTAGCCTGTGCAGTGTGAAACGCTCTACTGTTTGTGTACACAAATTTCTTcaggtgtgtgtatgagtcaaaCTAGTGCTGAATAATAGTCAATATTTGTTTAAACCTAACTGTAACTGATTACCAGAGGGATGCAAGAAAAGGTTAactatttttctcaaaataataCCTTAGCTTTTCAATCtgtctacattttttttagtaTTTGGATTTTGCCAAAATGTCAAACCTGTAACTTGTTTTTTTAGGCAAATCTTAAAAATGATTACTTGCAATTTAGTTTCACAAGGCAGGGAACTAATGGTGTGCAAGTGTGAGAGATGTTTACCAGAGGGAGAATGTCAAGTAGGAAAATGATGAGATTGGACATCTCTGTGACAGACGGAGCAGGGTGACAGCGGTCCCGCCGAGGAGGCGTTGGTGGGTCACCTTTGTCACTATTgagtaaagaggaaaaaaataaaaacagtgatCCTTTGCCAGTTGATAATTGAGGGTAAACAAGAAAAAGTTCACACACATTTAGTAAACATTTTTGGCAATGTTTATTTTGCACAGAAACAATTTACTCTTTTACTTACTTTAACCTCAATGTTTTAATGAAGCTGTAGTTTATATAACGTATGTTACTGCTAACTTTTAATTTGACTTATAATCTTGCATGTTTCTGAGTTGGCACAACGTACTGTATAGTCAACACCTGATAAATTCCCCTTTATAAATAAGGATTGAGTGTCACAGTCATTCCAGCCATACCTGAGAGAAGTGCAGAAGCGTCGCATCATGTACTCCCACAGGTATTCACTGTTCATGGAGCTCACAAGCATATTCATCGTCTTTATGATCTCCGATGCATTCTTATTCTCTTTTATCCTACTGTTTAAGAaaacatatgaacacattttTTTGCTGTCTTCCATTTGTCAGTTGTAATATTGTCACAGGTTCAGTTCAATATGAATTCAACAGTGAACCTCCTTGCATCTGTCCTATCATCTATTGCTCTCACATGGCTAGCTGGTTGCCTGAGAGCCCTGAGCTGGCGATGGTTTCCTCCCCCAGCATCTCTAGACAGTAGCTGTAGAAGGCTCGGACCACCTCCAACAACAAACTGCTCAAAACCACTGGACCTACGCAGAGACATTGTCATTATCACCGTGAAACATGCTTAGATTAAAGCTGAGACATTGACAAGAGTGGTGGATCAAGTAATTCAGCATTTTGATAATGTTTGCGTACTGTACTGCTCAGTGTTACCTACCTATCTCCGGTTTATCCAACAGACTGATGATAATGCGAAAGGGCCTGAGGTACCCAATCACATTCTCCGGATCGCTCTCCACATCCTTCTGTTTGAGGATGTTAATAAGAGCctgaagtcacagaaacaaacaaatgagAATAAGAGAAACGTGACAAACATTGGTACACCGTTCAAACAGATACACCTGACCAAGCTGTGACAAGTGGATACCACTTCCTCTCATTTACTTTACTGTACgtgcttatttgctttttgcCAAGAATAAAGATAGAAGTTAatattttataattaaaaatataattaagAACAATATATAACGTCTTAATTAAAAGAGGTGGCTGTTCCCCCCTGATTTCAGTCATAAAGCTAAGCTTACCTGctactggctgtagcttcataatTACAGTACAAACATAAGCGTGGTATTAATCTTCTCATTGAAATCGTAGCAAGAAAGTCAgtgagtgtatttcccaaaatgaacTTTTTCTTAAACAgcatttttagtttgtttgtttgtgcactTGCCAACACATGAGTGAGTTACCTGCACAAGGAAATCTTTAGAGTAGGTGTTGAAGTAGAAGGACGTATGTTCCTCTGTGGTAGAGGAGAGGGTGGGGTGCGGCGCCACCATTCCTCCTTTTTTGTCGGTCCCTGAAAACACGTTCACAGTTAACTGGGAGACTGAGTGGGTAATTTATTACTGAAGGGAATTTCAATGATCGGCACCTAGGAGCCAGGCGTAGAGGCGTCTGTTGAGGGACATGTCTCTGCGGAGTAGTGTAAGCGAGGCGGCAGACACCACTGTTATCATGTCTTTACCACTCATGGCAATACCAGACTCCACTGGGTCctaaaccaaaaacacacagagttacagTTGGTTGAGGAACAACAGGAAAGAAGGGAGCATAATGACAGGACAGGCACTATGTTCAATGGGAAAGAAGGTAAAGAGGTAGTATTGGAGACAATTCACAAAAGTAATGCACAAGATTATCAAGCAGCAGCGACAgctgtttatacagtatataattataattacaGGGTAATTCATTTTTCCTCATACATAACCTGAATATAATGATGTTTGACAACGGTTTCAGGAGTGGAAAtggaaaaacactttatttagaTCACTTAGAACCAAAGATGTCCAAATAAAAACAggtagtgagtgtgtgtatgtgtgtacttaCCAGGCATGTAGCAAATGGAAAAAAGTAGAGCAGGATTTCAAGCATGTTCCTCTGCACCAGGACATTTGAATCttgcagagaaagacacaccGACTTAAtctgaagacagacagaagccGAGAAGCTCAGAAGTTCAGACAGATGACAAAAAGATGGGTTATGGAGCAGAACTGAAACATGACTGAAATATGTCCACAATACAACAATATCCCCATAACTATTAAATGTACTTCATTCCACATTTTTGCAGTAAGACAAACACTCACCACCAGTCGGTGGTCATAGCCTAGCATGTATGTTTGCTGGCGCAGGGACGCCATGCAGTCAAAATGTGTGACTATAAAGACCGATGCAGGCAGTCGCACCAAGGGGGTGACCAGCATAGTGCCCCACAGTGCACCATAGAACACCTGCTGACCCACCAGCAGTGACAACTTGAGCAGCAAGGCATCAGTtctggacagagagagagggagagagagtacAAAATGGAGAGAACTCCCTGTTATGCCATTAATAAATCTGTATTTCTGAGTGGCAGGCTGACCTTGTAGTTAGTAATGTCATACCATATAATTCTGATCAAAATCCTCTGTTGTTTCAGAATAGAAGTACGGTTTAGGCAGTATACAATCCTAAGGAGTCAACTGACCGAAAATGACCCTAAAAAGCATGTTGTTGTCAGTATATTAGCTCAGGGATAGACACTCATTTTTTTAAGCACTGGCCCCACTGGCCACCAAGCCCTTAAATTTGGTTGCCAAAGTACATTTTTGGTGACCCATATTTAAACTTATGTAAAAACAATACAGAAAAAGGCAATTTAATGAAAATGAACACAGCATTCCTTAACACTAACAACAGACTGAAAATATATAATTACACTTTGTGTGGTTGTATGGTTTATAAGGTATCATATATTCTCTCGGTGTCTAGCTAGTTCACAGTCACACAATTATTTCACAATCTTTTTTGCACTGTTGATGTTTTTTGTAGAATGTGCAAATAAATGAGGATGTTTGTGGAATATTGTCTAGAGTGGCCGCTATCAGCTCCGTGGCCGCATTCTCAGCTGGAATGCAGCGCAGGTGTGTTGGGTGGAATCCAGGGTTTATGTTGCCAAATGATCCCAGGATGgggatttctttttcttctttttttttttaacctttatttagaCAGGTAATCTCATTCAGAAATGCAGTCTCATTCTCAAGAGAGACCAAAAGTCGATTTCTAAAACAGCTGTTCACTGTAGGTTTTAGCAAACGTTACTACAACAGGAGTAAATAGTGCACTATTTGAGTATTTTCGGCTGCAGATTAATAAACATtcaggtggcagccctagaaactacagtgcccatgttcatCATAATgcaggaacatgtcacccagttcAACAGTGTGGCTATTTGATGTTTGTGggttttttaaatagtttttggacaacaatggagctctatggcacagaggaataagctaTCAGGATTTGGCTTCATAGACAATACTTGTTAGTAAGATcactgttggttttggtcttttaatggGATTTGTTTACAATGAGAGAAATATAGAATATAGTCATGTTACGTACCTGTCGTAAACCTCCAGTCCCTCCTCCAGGCCTGGTAGTAGTCCTGTTATGAATGCCTGAAGACTGGGCAGCAAAGCCCTCTGCAGCGGGAGATAGTAACGCTCATACAGTGTCAGCAGCATTGGCTTCACTGCCATGGCTGCATGGCCCAACAGCGGGAACAATCCTGAGCTGAaaaccataaacacacacgAGTTATATCATAAAAAGCTGCAGACATAATAAGACCAGCTCTCTCCTCGAAGCAGTAATGAATTCATGCCAATTTCTTTACCTGTAAATAAAAAGATCCTTGGCCAGCCATTTTGTTCCAATGATTTTGAAAATGACTTCGTAGGTCTCCAGAGCCTTGAGGTGTACTCCGCTCGGCAGAGCAGGGTGCAGGCACTGGGCGAGACGCTTCCCTATGATCAGCCTTTTGGGGAGTAGGGAGTAGCGAAGGTTACTCTGCAGAGcctgaaagaaagacaaaaaaactggGTTGGGCAATTACTAAAAAGTTTACATATAAAATAAGAATTTTGTACAACCATCCAATAAAACCAATAAACCTACAGGCATATTGAGGACATTTTGTGCATATTGTCATAGTCGTTCCCTCACATTCTCTGTGTACTTTACGGACTTATGTTTTTGCATCAACACACACTGAAACTCCAAAGTAAACATATGCTCTTATGGCACATTTattacccaaaaataaaaagccaGAATACTTGAGCATTAAGGGTGTATAACACAGATAGAGTCTCAACAATAACTTCCTCATACTGTAAGTACAGAgaacttaaaaacacaaaatagctGTGAAGTTGACAACCGCAAATGCTGCTGTAAATTCAGATAAACCAAGAGACCAAAGTTCTTCATTTACAAACTTAGTTTTACACTATTAGCAGGCCATACTGAGATATCCATATACAGACATTAGCAGTTACAGTATTTCCATGGCATCAGGTCCACTCTGTGCATCATAACGTACCTTATTGAGTTTGCCCAGGGAGGAGATGAGATCTGCCCACTCACTCGAGGACTCAAAGTTTCGCAGTGCCTTCTCAATGACCACCGCATAGCTACGATAACGGTAGTCATTCTGCAGTTCTAACTCCTCAGGATCCATGATATATCAGTCTGATGCTAGCATGTTCAGCACAATATTTCTGGAAAAGAAGTGAGACAAATAAGAGGTTTTGAGGAAAGAGACATGTATGCGTTTCAAACTCAAAAGAATATTCAGTTCTGCGGTAGTATTTCTGTCTGCAGCCTCCTGGAAATCCTTCTGCCTCTTAGACTTGTGTATGGCAAATAAAATTAGCCAATTAGCTCCCTTCACTAACACGCTCTGAGGCTATGAAGACAAATGTCCTCATTCATGACTGGTCAGTGTTTGTCTGATTGACCTGTCTCTCAGTCTGAGGAGGGAGGAGTCCTGCTAACACAAACTGTGTGGCCATGCATGCACTtccaga
This window harbors:
- the dop1b gene encoding protein dopey-2; protein product: MDPEELELQNDYRYRSYAVVIEKALRNFESSSEWADLISSLGKLNKALQSNLRYSLLPKRLIIGKRLAQCLHPALPSGVHLKALETYEVIFKIIGTKWLAKDLFIYSSGLFPLLGHAAMAVKPMLLTLYERYYLPLQRALLPSLQAFITGLLPGLEEGLEVYDRTDALLLKLSLLVGQQVFYGALWGTMLVTPLVRLPASVFIVTHFDCMASLRQQTYMLGYDHRLVIKSVCLSLQDSNVLVQRNMLEILLYFFPFATCLDPVESGIAMSGKDMITVVSAASLTLLRRDMSLNRRLYAWLLGTDKKGGMVAPHPTLSSTTEEHTSFYFNTYSKDFLVQALINILKQKDVESDPENVIGYLRPFRIIISLLDKPEIGPVVLSSLLLEVVRAFYSYCLEMLGEETIASSGLSGNQLAIRIKENKNASEIIKTMNMLVSSMNSEYLWEYMMRRFCTSLSDKGDPPTPPRRDRCHPAPSVTEMSNLIIFLLDILPLELHADIQSQFLPEMLGTMLGTLHSHMEFVSLEDVTQGLRACFKVLSKIQMPVAYMDVEAGAQTEDVELQSLEEESKKTQDIEKEGEKEVSVSQVNGDHGDEELNRDGGDEAEPADGIYPTLRSEDSGLGISASPSEQHLLPGMGMGQEGNGICKEGEGVWRRGGCVDTMTQCLQDILAFITTRYLLVQVEDVGGPEERPQSDLTAASVDQKTLLPGIGGREIKDKLTELFTQHKPKPCPTSDSQLLAAPTEKKKERGRVGCLNWAAGYMPRSRAEISEACRQAFTATCHLLLECTTFPVYLSEEETLVLHTDMFGNTGSDVDSLPVWIRSLMTLCCLSRDYNIQHTAVASLLEFINHSQSLALVIQDKHRRYQKSDSNPLSGRLQMVTVPPIYPALLRAIEEGTDFYQRVSQVLWNQLDTERREQHISCVELFYRLHCLAPSASICEDIICQALLHKDKAVRLEALHRFTVLWHLTREIQTNRTVSRNRSFDRSLCVVVNSLSCTDGSISAAAQCWLVRALSLNDVIRILEPILLLLLHPSTQRCSIQSIKQNLTAGNLKGLSIKSRSSTKTSGTSADAMATEVTSFNLMNIVDRESLWAELDSGPEVAKPPDTLVISRSESEATEEEEDGEEEEEEAESEHTESADTSGAQVSTENSSSGSVPYRSIEEGGVVNGLRRAESEHTQASDSLSSEDEEDLELEAMARSRLLKQEREKREAIDSLFRHVLLYPVADGWRHLLQGLALLDSLLRSNAECLLVDALSYTSLDTSSAAHLNLVSNLLQRHQQAQDGQGFYGGLLSPSSSPSLPPSLLIELLVSLCLRFLRSQYPSYLSLGPLDLQGNREVQVKSVEVLTRMVNQLGCMARGQEGNGASLEPIRRLLSGCKVQQYALLTLSASMYVSQRGTDKGPPKGLELLDEQGCLSEESLVNLGAGGGQEQYPLQMELLKLLQALIVLECQVWPGGAVSAAGAVGASGQTGEPRESPTATTPLAREWQTAVLFQQSIKAAQYVQSHPITAQGMFVSAAARALQPQYGYAMHPHWVSLLCSSLPYLGRSLGIIVAPLISQICRNLDELVKLYEHDGGKTNQSLSGRRENIAPDYPLTLLEGLTTITHYCLLDNKRSLVACDPVDVRNARNAVIEALPHMLSSMALLWGVVMREELQRRASDTAQSSRHTSNSVYFKSTKILRQRILEFLVPLTGQYGIQLMASLGAVWSTRKSKRRHKNKVLPVTSESRLTIVALVKSLHTLHTDAILQLVKEVVKKPHQIKGEQKSTLVDIPMLQFSYAYIQSISAQTLQENVAPLLCLLRESVQLNLAPPGHFLLLGILNDIVNRLPNLDNKKDTRDLQEVTQRILEAVGGIAGSSLEQTSWLSRNLEVKVQPQVCPEADEPEDVDVDGDHYESVAQASTMVSSSAPSGYSVQALVLLAEVLAPLLDMVYRSDEKEKAVPLISRLMYYVFPYLKNHSAYNMPSFEASAQLLSSLSGYAYTKRAWRKEVFELFMDPLFFTMAASCAPSWKSIIDHLLTHEKTMFKDLMSMQSGSLKLFANVDQKPMLLKRQAFAMFSGEVDQYHLYLPSIQERLTEALRMNPSPGVSAQMFLMFRVLLLRISSQHLTSLWPIMVTELIRILARLEKALQLDKEVSKLAKVVRGALDRNGPVNFSQAELDMYLSACKFLDASLAFPPERMPLFQMYRWAFVPEVDVTRYGGPENALIEGEQECTPHVVRVLEGIQQRYKMLNGLSEESSTEHLTFPLLTQRSLSSITQLLPFLHTLCCSFQGPPTNSHSIPHFPVADYPAASADTVLKRLEYITEEEFLDSMES